A single window of Nicotiana sylvestris chromosome 3, ASM39365v2, whole genome shotgun sequence DNA harbors:
- the LOC104239916 gene encoding LOW QUALITY PROTEIN: wound-induced proteinase inhibitor 2-like (The sequence of the model RefSeq protein was modified relative to this genomic sequence to represent the inferred CDS: deleted 1 base in 1 codon), whose translation MAVHRVNFLAFLLLFGMSLLVNNVEHADAKACSFNCDPRIAYGVCPRSEEKKNNQICTNCCAGTKGCNYFSADGTFVCEGQFDPRNPKACPRNCDPRIAYGVCPRSKEKKDNQICTNCCAGTKGCNYFSADGTFVCKGESDPRNPKACPRNCDPRIDYRVCPRSEEKDNQICTNCCAGMKGCNYFSADGTFVCKGESDPRNPKACPRNCDPRIAYGVCPRSEEKDNQICTNCCAGTKGCNYFSADGTFVCKGESDPRNPKVCPRNCDPRIDYRVCPRSEEKNNQICTNCCAGTKGCNYFSADGTFVCEGESDPRNPKACPRNCDPRIDYRVCPYSEEKNNQICTNCCAGTKGCNYFSANGTFICNGESEYISKVDNDLQKSKVVVS comes from the exons ATGGCTGTTCACAGAGTTAATTTCCTTGCTTTCCTCCTTTTATTTG GAATGTCTCTACTTGTAAATAATGTGGAACATGCAGATGCCAAGGCTTGTTCCTTTAACTGTGATCCAAGAATTGCCTATGGAGTTTGCCCACGttcagaagaaaagaagaacaatcAAATATGCACCAACTGTTGCGCAGGCACGAAGGGATGTAACTACTTTAGTGCTGATGGAACTTTTGTTTGTGAAGGACAGTTTGATCCTCGAAATCCAAAAGCTTGTCCCAGAAATTGTGATCCAAGAATTGCCTATGGAGTTTGCCCGCgttcaaaagaaaagaaggacAATCAAATATGCACCAACTGTTGCGCAGGCACGAAGGGATGTAACTACTTTAGTGCTGATGGAACTTTTGTTTGTAAAGGAGAATCTGATCCTAGAAATCCAAAAGCTTGTCCCCGAAATTGTGATCCAAGAATTGACTACCGAGTTTGCCCACGTTCAGAAGAAAAGGATAACCAAATATGCACTAACTGTTGCGCAGGAATGAAGGGATGTAACTACTTCAGTGCTGATGGAACCTTTGTTTGTAAAGGAGAGTCTGATCCTAGAAATCCAAAAGCTTGTCCCCGGAACTGTGATCCAAGAATTGCCTATGGAGTTTGCCCGCGTTCAGAAGAAAAGGACAATCAAATATGCACCAACTGTTGCGCAGGCACGAAGGGATGTAACTACTTTAGTGCTGATGGAACTTTTGTTTGTAAAGGAGAATCTGATCCTAGAAATCCAAAAGTTTGTCCCCGAAATTGTGATCCAAGAATTGACTACCGAGTTTGCCCGCGTTCAGAAGAAAAGAATAATCAAATATGCACCAACTGTTGCGCAGGCACAAAGGGATGTAACTACTTTAGTGCTGATGGAACTTTTGTTTGTGAAGGAGAGTCTGATCCTAGAAATCCAAAAGCTTGTCCCCGAAATTGTGATCCAAGAATTGACTATCGAGTTTGCCCGTATTCAGAAGAAAAGAATAATCAAATATGCACTAATTGTTGCGCAGGCACAAAAGGTTGCAACTATTTCAGTGCTAATGGAACTTTTATTTGTAATGGAGAATCTGAATATATAAGCAAAGTGGAT AATGATCTCCAGAAGTCTAAGGTTGTTGTTTCCTAA